In Lates calcarifer isolate ASB-BC8 linkage group LG4, TLL_Latcal_v3, whole genome shotgun sequence, a genomic segment contains:
- the LOC127138951 gene encoding fibrous sheath CABYR-binding protein, with product MVSRPEPEPEPEPEPVETPEVIEEDPEVLEEEPPVVEEDVPVEEDPVEEEAAPAEEEPVAEEVAEEMMADEPAEEAAAEEAVEEVEETVEEEAADEAVEEPAAEVEAELEETEEQEEAEAVEEVAETVEEESAPTEVAAEEPAQEEEASLAEEFAEELSEQEAGPSDEAVEEAVEEEEAPPADEPDEEPAGEEPAAEEAVEEVAEEEEAEPSEEAAVEEEAAPSEEAEEEEAAPSEEAVEEPAEEDADPSEEAVEEAAEAEAADTEATPEEVEEQTLPEMEEVAQEVEETAEEAAEFVETEEQIQDEPTET from the exons ATGGTCTCT aggccagagccagagccagagccagagccagagcctgtGGAGACTCCTGAG GTGATTGAGGAGGATCCAGaggtgctggaggaggagccCCCTGTTGTAGAAGAGGATGTCCCTGTGGAGGAGGATCCTGTTGAGGAGGAG GCTGCTCCAGCTGAGGAGGAGCCAGTAGCTGAAGAGGTTGCAGAGGAGATGATGGCAGATGAACCtgcagaggaggcagcagctgaagaggctgtggaggaggtggaggaaactgtggaggaggaggctgctgacGAGGCCGTGGAGGAACCTGCAGCAGAGGTAGAGGCTGAGTTAGAGGAAactgaggagcaggaggaggctgaggctgtAGAGGAGGTGGCCGAGACTGTGGAAGAGGAGAGTGCTCCTACAGAAGTAGCCGCGGAGGAACCAGCTCAAGAAGAGGAGGCTTCTCTTGCAGAGGAATTTGCTGAGGAGCTCAGTGAACAGGAGGCAGGACCTTCAGATGAAGCTGTCGAGGAAGCAgtagaagaagaggaggcaCCTCCTGCAGATGAACCTGATGAGGAGCCTGCTGGAGAGGAGCCAGCTGCTGAAGAAGCTGTTGAGGAGgtagcagaggaagaggaggcagaacCTTCAGAAGAGGCTGCTgtagaggaggaggcagcaccTTCAGAAgaggctgaagaggaggaggcagcaccTTCAGAAGAGGCTGTTGAGGAGCCTGCTGAAGAGGATGCAGATCCTTCAGAGGAGGCAGTCGAGGAggctgcagaggcagaggcagcagacacagaggCTACTCCAGAAGAAGTGGAGGAGCAAACACTCCCAG AGATGGAAGAAGTAGCACAAGAGGTAGAGGAGACAGCTGAAGAAG cagcagagtttgttGAGACTGAGGAACAGATTCAGGATGAGCCCACAg AAACGTAG
- the LOC127142342 gene encoding uncharacterized protein LOC127142342: protein LSIPETSPTKDVGLKLREALKQQLAIIHERVEAKKLAKLALAEVRQLLAKEEEEKELELGRKEITARVKERVAARLKEEEEKIEKEETEKALEKLRKEKAKQLDEKREEEHKEEKEGEKKSKKGGEKEEKSENKAEGEGKKAQEEDKVRGKESAKEKRKKSKAEKSDRGGKK from the coding sequence TTATCCATCCCAGAAACCTCTCCAACAAAGGACGTGGGCTTGAAGCTTCGTGAAGCTCTAAAGCAGCAACTGGCCATTATCCATGAACGTGTGGAAGCCAAGAAGCTTGCTAAGCTGGCTCTAGCTGAAGTCAGACAGCTCCTGgccaaagaagaggaggagaaggagctggagcTTGGGAGGAAGGAAATAACGGCCAGAGTGAAGGAAAGAGTGGCTGCCAGGctaaaggaggaagaggaaaagatagagaaagaggagacTGAGAAGGCTCTGGAGAAACTTCGTAAGGAAAAGGCAAAACAACTGGATgagaaaagggaagaagagcacaaggaagagaaggaaggagagaagaaatcaaagaaaggaggagagaaagaggagaaatcGGAGAATAAGGCTGAGGGTGAGGGAAAGAAAgcacaggaggaggacaaggtgagagggaaagagtctgccaaagaaaaaaggaagaaaagcaaAGCTGAGAAATCTGATAGAGGAGGCAAGAAATGA